In Halovivax gelatinilyticus, the following are encoded in one genomic region:
- a CDS encoding DR2241 family protein encodes MSEATEIVDSFLEAVDDGISTNGFVVERSNRRIRLSTPEMEPIELEEGALRDRLESAIRADDPPTDDPVGCHVTDWYHWTHRVNRATDRAFCRWCERAPIPFGDDEAVTGSDLTDAEPIEPLTERYAALVEGIDREWGQLLVTARLDSDGNRRYDVRHVDDRDIDSDDLTACEDQRVARDIATADDRGRYRPLSTAPTLTGGWAFSSLSGRALVRTVDTFYPATIANWDRERRGELDVDHWLETAERQSGIYDVVDELPREAVEWMAEACCVDSQCLRRREWEYSANDPLSVDGGDGPFPCREPCSLVISAARQWAIAESESENRVTLELTTTELNQLSAVIDAVAEGRIDEIREADVADGANRYRARYLRAKRFDEEGQLSIVGESDDSTEQE; translated from the coding sequence GTGTCTGAGGCGACCGAGATCGTCGATTCGTTCCTCGAGGCGGTCGACGACGGAATCTCGACGAACGGATTCGTCGTCGAACGCTCGAACCGGCGCATTCGGCTGTCGACGCCGGAGATGGAGCCAATCGAACTGGAAGAAGGCGCGCTCCGTGACCGACTTGAATCGGCGATTCGGGCCGACGATCCGCCGACCGACGACCCGGTCGGCTGCCACGTCACGGACTGGTACCACTGGACGCACCGGGTCAACCGAGCGACGGATCGGGCGTTCTGTCGCTGGTGTGAACGCGCCCCGATACCGTTCGGGGACGACGAGGCAGTGACCGGTTCCGATTTGACCGACGCGGAACCGATCGAGCCGCTCACCGAACGGTACGCCGCGCTCGTCGAGGGGATCGATCGCGAGTGGGGTCAGCTGCTGGTGACCGCTCGCCTCGATTCCGACGGTAACCGTCGCTACGACGTTCGACACGTCGACGACCGCGATATCGACAGCGACGATCTAACGGCGTGCGAGGACCAGCGAGTCGCACGCGATATCGCGACGGCGGACGACCGGGGCCGGTACCGGCCGCTTTCGACGGCACCGACGCTGACCGGCGGCTGGGCGTTTTCTTCCCTCTCCGGCCGGGCGCTGGTACGAACGGTCGACACGTTCTACCCGGCGACGATCGCTAACTGGGACCGCGAACGTCGGGGTGAACTAGACGTCGACCACTGGCTGGAGACGGCCGAGCGACAGTCGGGGATCTACGACGTCGTCGACGAACTTCCGCGCGAGGCCGTCGAGTGGATGGCGGAGGCGTGCTGTGTCGACTCGCAGTGTCTGCGACGCCGCGAGTGGGAGTATTCCGCGAACGATCCGCTCTCAGTCGACGGCGGCGACGGTCCGTTCCCGTGTCGCGAGCCGTGTTCGCTCGTCATTTCGGCGGCCCGACAGTGGGCCATCGCGGAGTCCGAGTCGGAAAACCGGGTGACGCTCGAACTGACGACGACCGAACTCAACCAGTTGTCCGCGGTGATCGACGCCGTCGCCGAAGGGAGGATCGACGAGATTCGCGAGGCGGACGTCGCGGACGGGGCCAACCGGTATCGCGCACGCTACCTGCGCGCCAAGCGGTTCGACGAGGAGGGTCAACTGTCGATCGTGGGCGAGTCTGACGATTCGACCGAGCAGGAGTGA
- a CDS encoding DUF7524 family protein: MTADPIAVHVNRFESGGVEATPPAIETDRSFELEISNHGDPVHVHVHASDELAGVVTVTEANPFVDTDETITLPIRVGGHAGPKTGTIELSTRFGANTSAIDVTLTGGVDPGQRVTVDERLAKPPSRETDDADDRSSAVTPTPSSETLALTGLAGTALLVALAATIFVSGPVAFAGVAIVLAGFLVAGYLLVST, from the coding sequence GTGACCGCCGACCCGATCGCCGTACACGTAAACCGGTTCGAAAGCGGGGGCGTCGAGGCGACCCCGCCGGCAATCGAGACCGACCGGTCGTTCGAACTCGAAATCTCGAACCACGGTGATCCCGTTCACGTTCACGTTCACGCGAGCGACGAACTAGCCGGCGTCGTGACGGTCACGGAGGCGAATCCGTTCGTCGACACCGACGAGACCATCACCCTCCCGATTCGGGTCGGCGGCCACGCGGGCCCCAAAACGGGAACCATCGAACTCTCGACGCGATTCGGCGCGAACACGTCGGCTATCGACGTCACCCTCACCGGCGGCGTCGATCCCGGACAACGCGTCACCGTCGACGAACGACTGGCGAAACCGCCCAGTCGAGAGACGGACGACGCGGACGACCGATCATCGGCCGTCACCCCGACTCCGTCGTCCGAAACGCTCGCCCTGACCGGGCTCGCCGGCACCGCCCTGCTGGTTGCGCTCGCCGCGACGATCTTCGTCAGCGGGCCGGTCGCGTTCGCCGGCGTCGCGATCGTCCTCGCGGGCTTTCTCGTCGCCGGCTACCTCCTCGTCTCGACGTAG
- a CDS encoding methytransferase partner Trm112 codes for MNESLVDILCCPMDKHDLVLEDAEGDEEIESGTLVCAECGERYPIEDGIPNLLPPDMRDGTPA; via the coding sequence ATGAACGAGTCACTCGTGGACATTCTCTGCTGTCCGATGGACAAACACGACCTCGTCCTCGAAGACGCCGAGGGGGACGAAGAGATCGAATCCGGCACGCTCGTCTGTGCGGAGTGTGGCGAGCGGTATCCGATCGAAGACGGGATCCCGAACCTTCTCCCGCCGGACATGCGAGACGGAACGCCGGCCTGA